A section of the Bacillus pumilus genome encodes:
- a CDS encoding YgaP family membrane protein, giving the protein MKPNLGLMEALIRIACGMTICTVAGSLYARKPWSKMLLLGMMFGGMKLGSGILRFCPVTYMCEQQDTHKEKAD; this is encoded by the coding sequence ATGAAACCTAATCTCGGCTTAATGGAAGCGCTCATTCGAATTGCCTGTGGAATGACAATATGTACTGTGGCTGGTTCTTTATATGCTAGAAAACCATGGAGCAAAATGCTGCTTTTGGGCATGATGTTCGGCGGGATGAAGCTTGGATCAGGCATTCTTCGTTTTTGTCCAGTAACGTATATGTGTGAACAGCAGGACACACATAAAGAGAAGGCTGATTGA
- a CDS encoding adenine deaminase C-terminal domain-containing protein, giving the protein MSERTFNWRNNDIRTQIDVVDSKIVPTLLLTNGLVLNPFLKQWVKANIWIHDDRIVYVGAELPQNKSAKRVIDCEGKYIVPGYIEPHAHPFHIYNPQSLAEYVSQFGTTTMVSDNLFLLLQSNEKKALSTLCELKQQPFQYFWWSRYDLQTEVRYEDEMLPINYRKEWIDHPDVLQGGELTSWPRLMDGDDLILYCMQETKKQRKRIEGHFPGASEKTLTKMKLFGADSDHEAMNADDVLKRLSLGYHVSLRHSSIRPDLVNILRELHERDFRHYDHFFYTTDGAAPHFYEEGMINRLIAIALEEGVPIIDAYNMATFNIAKYYQIDDLLGVVGPGRLASLNVLDDPMNPNPETVISKGVILKLDGENQHQFQETKWENGGLVPLDLGYDLTTSDLQFSMPLGVKMRNAVIMEPYTVEIDNSVNQLSCDHDQSFFSLIDRKGEWRVNTMLKGFANKVQGFVSSFSLTGDILVIGKNKEDMMLAHKRMKEIGGGIVLTENGEILHEIPLQLSGCASAEPFETVLQQIQTLRELLIERGYPFDCPIDTLVFFQSTHLPYIRVTPRGIFDVMKKTVLFPSIMR; this is encoded by the coding sequence ATGTCCGAACGTACTTTTAATTGGAGAAACAATGACATCCGCACACAAATCGATGTAGTCGACTCAAAAATAGTTCCAACACTCCTTTTAACGAATGGACTCGTGCTAAACCCGTTTTTAAAACAATGGGTGAAAGCAAATATTTGGATACATGATGATCGAATTGTTTATGTCGGAGCAGAGCTTCCTCAAAATAAATCAGCTAAACGTGTGATTGATTGTGAAGGGAAATACATTGTGCCTGGGTATATAGAGCCTCACGCGCATCCGTTCCATATTTATAATCCCCAATCACTTGCAGAATATGTGTCTCAATTTGGCACAACCACGATGGTTAGTGATAACTTATTTCTTCTTTTGCAGAGCAATGAAAAGAAAGCGCTTTCCACTCTGTGTGAATTAAAACAGCAGCCATTTCAGTATTTCTGGTGGTCTAGATACGATCTTCAAACCGAAGTCAGATATGAAGATGAGATGCTTCCTATCAACTATCGCAAGGAATGGATTGATCATCCAGATGTCCTTCAAGGCGGCGAATTAACAAGCTGGCCAAGATTGATGGACGGAGATGATCTCATTTTATATTGCATGCAAGAAACGAAGAAGCAGCGGAAACGAATTGAAGGGCATTTCCCTGGCGCTTCTGAGAAAACGCTAACAAAAATGAAGCTGTTTGGCGCGGACAGCGACCATGAAGCGATGAATGCAGACGATGTGCTCAAACGCTTGTCCCTTGGCTACCATGTCTCACTTCGTCATTCTTCCATCCGCCCAGATTTAGTGAACATTTTAAGAGAGTTGCATGAGCGTGATTTTAGACACTATGATCACTTTTTCTATACAACAGACGGAGCAGCGCCTCATTTTTATGAGGAGGGTATGATTAATCGTTTGATTGCAATTGCCCTTGAAGAAGGCGTGCCTATCATCGATGCATACAATATGGCGACCTTTAACATTGCGAAATACTATCAAATTGATGACTTATTAGGTGTTGTCGGTCCAGGACGTCTGGCTTCTTTGAATGTGTTAGATGATCCAATGAATCCAAATCCTGAAACGGTCATATCTAAAGGAGTCATCCTCAAATTAGATGGAGAGAACCAGCATCAATTTCAAGAAACAAAATGGGAAAATGGCGGGCTTGTTCCATTAGATCTAGGCTATGATCTGACGACGAGTGATTTGCAATTTTCCATGCCACTAGGTGTCAAAATGAGAAATGCTGTCATCATGGAGCCTTATACAGTGGAGATTGATAACTCTGTGAATCAGCTGTCATGTGATCATGATCAAAGTTTCTTTAGCCTGATTGACCGAAAAGGTGAGTGGCGTGTAAACACGATGCTCAAAGGGTTTGCAAACAAAGTGCAAGGGTTTGTCAGCTCGTTTTCACTCACGGGTGACATTTTAGTGATCGGGAAAAATAAAGAAGATATGATGCTTGCACATAAGCGAATGAAAGAAATTGGCGGGGGGATCGTCCTCACAGAGAACGGGGAAATTTTGCACGAAATCCCGCTGCAACTATCAGGCTGTGCCTCTGCTGAACCGTTCGAGACAGTCCTTCAGCAAATACAAACCTTGCGAGAGCTGCTCATTGAGAGAGGCTATCCATTTGATTGCCCAATTGATACACTTGTCTTTTTCCAAAGTACACATTTGCCGTATATTCGAGTGACACCAAGAGGAATATTTGATGTCATGAAAAAAACTGTACTCTTTCCGTCTATAATGCGTTAA
- a CDS encoding YerC/YecD family TrpR-related protein has product MQIDKLRGKSLDQLFNSILSLKDLEECYRFFDDLCTINEIQSLSQRLEVARMLREGNTYHKIETETGASTATISRVKRCLNYGNDAYTMALDRVAEQQANDETK; this is encoded by the coding sequence ATGCAAATTGATAAATTAAGGGGCAAAAGCTTAGATCAGTTATTCAACTCCATCTTATCCCTTAAAGACCTGGAAGAATGCTATCGATTCTTTGATGATTTGTGTACCATCAATGAAATTCAATCTTTATCACAGCGTCTTGAAGTAGCACGTATGCTTCGCGAGGGAAACACGTATCATAAAATTGAGACGGAGACAGGTGCAAGCACTGCAACCATCTCACGAGTCAAACGCTGCTTGAACTACGGAAACGATGCCTATACAATGGCACTTGACCGCGTAGCAGAACAGCAGGCAAATGACGAAACAAAATAA
- a CDS encoding helix-turn-helix domain-containing protein produces the protein MSLGSNIADKRRALKLSQEYVTEQLGVSRQAVSKWETNQSEPSMKHLIKLAELFDSDIKELVSPEQPSWKKDQENRIKPNQKDIRMQLSAVFGRILMLISFLGYTGAYFDSAAYQLPIWYLHIWWGVLFLTGIILTFIGARDYFNRKSGSKKIIGLDCLLVTSYFLYEILPFERNINTLVSLLFGISILIIINIYFFIPTWRKSNH, from the coding sequence ATGTCATTAGGTTCCAATATTGCAGATAAAAGAAGAGCTTTAAAGTTATCGCAAGAATATGTAACTGAGCAGTTAGGAGTGAGTCGGCAAGCAGTATCAAAATGGGAAACAAATCAATCAGAACCATCGATGAAACATTTAATAAAATTAGCTGAATTATTTGATAGCGACATAAAAGAATTAGTATCTCCAGAACAACCTTCTTGGAAAAAAGACCAAGAAAATCGCATTAAACCAAATCAAAAAGATATAAGGATGCAACTCTCAGCAGTATTTGGTCGAATTCTAATGTTGATCAGTTTTTTAGGTTACACAGGCGCCTATTTTGACTCAGCTGCATATCAACTACCTATTTGGTATTTACACATTTGGTGGGGAGTTCTGTTTTTGACTGGAATTATTTTAACATTTATTGGGGCACGTGATTACTTTAATAGAAAATCTGGTTCAAAAAAAATAATAGGGCTTGATTGTTTATTAGTGACATCCTATTTTCTATATGAAATATTGCCTTTTGAAAGAAATATAAATACATTGGTTTCATTACTTTTTGGTATTTCCATTCTGATTATAATAAACATTTACTTTTTCATCCCTACATGGAGGAAATCAAATCATTAA
- a CDS encoding FMN-binding glutamate synthase family protein gives MTTPFIVIVALLVIFFIIPIILFIWIWMRDEKQEEHSVLRNYPVIGKLRFIFEKIGPELRQYLFLNDREELPFSRREYEQAVMSGKYKSRTMGFGSKRDFDKPGYYIRNVLFPKQRDELRINQSEKIQTKVYQIDQDNLLRRSEHTKEVEAKPYYLHQDDVQVIGEHTCQKPFRVKGLIGQSAMSYGSLGDRAITALSSGLKMAGGTWMNTGEGGLSPYHLKGGADIICQIGPGLFGVRTEDGAFSFEEFKKKSEHEEVKAFELKLAQGAKTRGGHIDGEKVTEEIANIRKLPPHQSIDSPNRFEMFHSIPDMFDFIEQLRSIGGKPVGIKLVVGHKENIEELAAYMKKSGKHPDFITVDGGEGGTGASFHELADSAGLPIFTALPMVHQILKEYGVRDQVKLFASGKLLSPDKIAIALSMGADFVNIARGLMFSVGCIRAQVCHTNKCPVGVATTDPKLQKGLSIEEKKYRVCNYILSLREGLFNLSAAAGIESPIHFNEKHIVYRQENGQTSEVPIFSGTQPSV, from the coding sequence GTGACAACACCTTTCATTGTCATTGTCGCACTATTAGTGATTTTTTTCATCATACCAATCATTTTATTCATCTGGATTTGGATGCGAGATGAAAAACAGGAAGAGCATTCTGTCCTACGAAATTATCCGGTCATTGGAAAGCTACGGTTTATTTTTGAAAAAATAGGACCTGAGCTTCGCCAATATCTGTTTCTAAATGATCGGGAGGAGCTTCCTTTCTCAAGAAGAGAATACGAGCAAGCTGTCATGTCTGGGAAGTACAAAAGCCGGACGATGGGCTTTGGATCAAAACGTGATTTTGACAAGCCTGGCTACTACATTCGCAACGTCCTATTTCCAAAACAACGAGATGAGTTACGCATCAATCAATCTGAAAAAATCCAAACAAAAGTGTATCAGATCGATCAAGACAATTTACTGAGAAGAAGTGAACATACCAAAGAGGTTGAAGCAAAACCTTACTATCTCCATCAAGACGATGTACAAGTGATAGGCGAGCACACATGTCAAAAGCCTTTCCGTGTGAAAGGCCTGATTGGTCAGTCTGCCATGAGCTACGGATCTTTAGGCGACAGGGCCATTACAGCATTATCCTCAGGATTAAAGATGGCTGGCGGTACGTGGATGAACACAGGTGAAGGCGGGCTTTCTCCCTATCACCTCAAAGGCGGAGCCGATATCATATGCCAAATTGGGCCCGGTCTATTTGGCGTAAGAACAGAGGATGGCGCTTTTTCCTTTGAAGAGTTTAAGAAAAAAAGCGAGCACGAGGAAGTCAAAGCCTTTGAGCTGAAGCTGGCTCAAGGAGCTAAAACACGCGGCGGGCATATTGACGGTGAAAAGGTCACCGAAGAAATTGCAAACATCCGTAAATTGCCGCCCCACCAATCCATTGACAGCCCAAATCGATTTGAGATGTTCCACTCCATTCCTGATATGTTTGATTTCATTGAACAGTTGCGAAGTATAGGCGGAAAGCCTGTCGGCATCAAGCTTGTGGTCGGACATAAAGAAAACATTGAGGAACTTGCAGCGTACATGAAAAAAAGCGGAAAGCATCCTGATTTCATTACAGTGGATGGCGGAGAAGGCGGCACTGGTGCGTCCTTTCATGAATTGGCAGATTCCGCAGGGCTGCCGATTTTCACGGCACTCCCAATGGTTCATCAAATATTGAAGGAATACGGTGTCAGAGATCAAGTAAAACTCTTTGCTTCTGGCAAACTTCTCTCACCTGATAAAATTGCGATTGCCCTTTCCATGGGTGCTGACTTTGTCAATATTGCACGGGGACTCATGTTTTCAGTCGGCTGTATTCGCGCCCAAGTGTGTCACACGAATAAATGCCCAGTCGGGGTCGCCACTACTGATCCAAAGCTGCAAAAGGGTTTATCCATTGAAGAAAAGAAATACCGAGTCTGCAATTATATCCTTTCTCTAAGAGAAGGTTTGTTTAACTTATCCGCAGCCGCAGGAATTGAATCTCCCATTCATTTTAATGAGAAACATATTGTCTACAGACAAGAAAATGGTCAGACAAGTGAAGTGCCTATTTTTTCAGGAACACAGCCGTCTGTCTAG
- a CDS encoding DUF2283 domain-containing protein — translation MKRAITYDQTIDIGYIYLLPVGIGTIKETIELDVNECVNVDIDKEGRVAGLELFAEETKVLKHAPVYEDELSLRFTDQEVLSTYHLSGIEFLFSTPDHEGLIGFTIVDPLRYNIKKKTRKNRFEWSKRFFQTIVSLH, via the coding sequence TTGAAAAGAGCCATCACATATGATCAAACGATCGACATCGGATACATCTATCTCCTGCCTGTGGGAATTGGGACAATCAAAGAAACCATTGAATTAGATGTAAATGAATGTGTGAACGTAGATATTGACAAAGAGGGCCGAGTAGCTGGTTTGGAGTTATTTGCAGAAGAAACCAAGGTTTTGAAGCATGCACCCGTTTATGAGGATGAGCTTTCGTTACGTTTTACAGATCAGGAAGTTCTCTCAACCTATCATTTATCAGGCATTGAATTTCTTTTCTCGACGCCTGATCACGAAGGGTTGATCGGTTTTACGATTGTCGATCCTCTTCGATATAACATCAAAAAAAAGACAAGAAAAAACCGTTTTGAATGGTCAAAACGGTTTTTCCAAACTATTGTCTCGCTTCATTGA
- a CDS encoding heptaprenylglyceryl phosphate synthase — translation MYDVTEWKHVFKLDPNKEISDEQLEAICESGTDAILIGGSDNVTEDNVLQLMSKVRRFLVPCVLEISTHEMIVPGFDLYFIPTVLNSSHPDWIVGLHKDAMKEFGDLMSMEEIVPEGYVILNEECKAAKLTEANTALDIDDVRAYARVAEHLMKLPIFYLEYSGTLGDIELVKETKAVLSDTVLFYGGGIENAKQAEDFAQHADVVVVGNVIYDNFKEALKTVSAVKKSS, via the coding sequence ATGTATGATGTTACCGAGTGGAAGCATGTCTTTAAACTCGATCCGAATAAAGAAATATCCGATGAACAGCTAGAGGCGATTTGCGAATCTGGTACGGATGCGATATTGATTGGCGGCAGTGACAATGTGACAGAGGACAACGTGCTTCAATTGATGTCAAAGGTCCGCCGGTTTCTTGTGCCATGTGTGCTTGAAATCTCAACACATGAAATGATTGTGCCGGGCTTTGATCTGTATTTCATTCCGACCGTCTTAAACAGCTCTCATCCTGATTGGATTGTTGGGCTTCACAAGGACGCGATGAAGGAATTCGGTGATTTGATGTCAATGGAAGAGATCGTGCCTGAAGGCTATGTGATTTTAAATGAAGAATGTAAAGCGGCCAAGCTTACAGAAGCAAATACAGCACTGGACATCGATGACGTAAGAGCATATGCAAGAGTGGCAGAGCATTTGATGAAGCTGCCCATTTTTTATCTAGAATACAGCGGAACGCTTGGAGATATAGAGTTAGTGAAAGAAACGAAAGCAGTGCTTTCTGATACGGTTCTTTTTTATGGCGGGGGCATTGAAAACGCAAAACAGGCAGAAGATTTTGCGCAGCATGCGGACGTGGTTGTTGTAGGAAACGTCATTTATGACAATTTCAAAGAAGCATTAAAGACAGTGAGCGCAGTCAAAAAATCATCATAG
- the pcrA gene encoding DNA helicase PcrA produces the protein MNEISNHLLEGLNDAQKEAVKATDGPLLLMAGAGSGKTRVLTHRIAYLMAEKHVAPWNILAITFTNKAAREMRERVQAILGPGADDIWISTFHSMCVRILRRDIDRIGVNRNFSILDTSDQLSVIKNILKERNIDPKKFDPRSILGSISSAKNELIDAEEYAKTAGDFYDQVVSDVYTDYQKRLLKNQSLDFDDLIMMTIRLFERIPEVLEHYQRKFQYIHVDEYQDTNRAQYMLVKLLAQRFQNICVVGDSDQSIYRWRGADITNILSFEKDYPSSEVILLEQNYRSTKRILNAANTVIQNNSNRKPKNLWTENDEGAKIAYYRADNEFGEGQFVAGKIHQLHQSGKRKLSDFAILYRTNAQSRVIEETLLKSNIQYNIVGGTKFYDRKEIKDILAYLRLVANPDDDISFARIVNVPKRGIGATSVDKIAAYAEMNDLSMFEALAQVDFIGLSARAANALDEFKQLIDQMTNMQDYLSVTELTEEILEKTGYREALKVEKTIEAQSRLENIDEFLSVTKNFEEQNEDKSLVTFLTDLALVADIDKLDENEEEDQDAVILMTLHAAKGLEFPVVFLMGMEEGVFPHSRSLMEDAEMEEERRLAYVGITRAEEELYLSSAKMRTLFGRTNMNLESRFIREIPADLLDNLNEKKETKTPFGQTRERPQRRGPVSRPQTQTIQNTGGGSIGWAVGDKAAHKKWGVGTVVSVKGSGDSTELDIAFPSPTGIKRLLAAFAPIEKQ, from the coding sequence ATGAATGAAATATCGAATCATCTATTAGAAGGGTTGAATGACGCGCAGAAAGAAGCGGTCAAAGCAACAGACGGTCCGCTACTCTTGATGGCAGGAGCAGGAAGCGGAAAGACACGGGTGCTCACACATCGAATTGCTTATTTAATGGCAGAAAAGCATGTGGCTCCGTGGAACATTTTAGCGATTACGTTTACAAATAAAGCAGCACGTGAAATGCGTGAGCGTGTACAAGCCATTTTAGGGCCTGGTGCGGATGATATATGGATCTCTACGTTCCACAGCATGTGTGTGCGCATTTTACGACGCGATATTGACCGTATTGGTGTAAATCGCAACTTTTCTATATTAGACACATCTGATCAGCTTTCAGTCATTAAAAACATTTTAAAAGAACGAAATATCGATCCTAAAAAGTTTGATCCACGTAGCATTTTAGGTTCAATCAGTAGTGCAAAAAACGAACTCATTGACGCAGAGGAATACGCCAAAACAGCTGGTGATTTCTATGATCAAGTGGTCAGCGACGTCTACACAGATTATCAAAAACGATTACTCAAGAACCAATCACTTGATTTTGATGATCTTATTATGATGACGATTCGTCTGTTTGAACGCATCCCTGAAGTATTAGAACACTATCAGCGAAAATTCCAATACATTCATGTCGATGAGTATCAGGATACAAACAGAGCGCAGTACATGCTTGTGAAACTGCTCGCTCAACGTTTTCAAAATATATGTGTGGTCGGTGACTCGGATCAGTCCATCTATCGCTGGCGCGGAGCGGATATTACAAACATTCTCTCCTTTGAAAAAGATTATCCGTCCAGTGAAGTGATTTTGCTTGAGCAAAATTATAGATCGACTAAACGTATTTTGAATGCTGCAAACACAGTGATTCAAAACAATTCAAACCGTAAGCCGAAAAATCTTTGGACAGAAAATGATGAAGGAGCGAAGATTGCCTATTACCGTGCAGATAATGAATTCGGTGAAGGACAATTTGTTGCTGGAAAGATTCATCAGCTTCATCAGAGCGGCAAGCGTAAATTATCCGATTTTGCGATTCTTTATCGGACCAATGCCCAGTCTCGTGTCATAGAGGAAACATTATTGAAGTCAAACATTCAATACAACATTGTCGGCGGCACGAAGTTCTATGACAGAAAAGAGATCAAGGACATTTTGGCGTACTTACGCCTAGTAGCTAACCCAGATGACGACATTAGCTTTGCACGAATCGTTAACGTACCAAAGCGCGGAATCGGTGCAACTTCTGTTGATAAAATTGCGGCATATGCCGAGATGAATGATCTGTCTATGTTTGAAGCACTTGCTCAGGTAGATTTCATTGGACTCAGTGCAAGGGCAGCCAATGCGCTTGATGAATTTAAACAGCTCATTGATCAAATGACCAATATGCAGGATTATTTATCTGTCACAGAACTAACAGAAGAAATTCTAGAGAAAACAGGCTATCGTGAAGCACTAAAGGTTGAAAAAACGATTGAAGCACAAAGTCGTCTAGAAAATATTGACGAGTTTCTCTCTGTGACTAAGAACTTTGAAGAACAAAATGAAGACAAGTCCCTTGTGACTTTCCTGACAGACCTTGCCCTTGTCGCAGACATCGATAAGCTGGATGAAAATGAGGAAGAAGATCAGGATGCGGTCATTTTAATGACGCTTCACGCCGCAAAAGGTCTAGAATTCCCCGTTGTCTTCTTAATGGGCATGGAGGAAGGTGTCTTCCCGCACAGCCGTTCATTAATGGAAGATGCGGAGATGGAAGAAGAGCGCCGCCTTGCTTATGTAGGCATCACACGTGCGGAAGAAGAGCTTTATTTATCAAGTGCCAAGATGAGAACACTCTTCGGCCGGACAAACATGAACCTTGAATCAAGATTCATTCGAGAAATACCAGCCGATTTATTGGACAACCTAAATGAGAAAAAAGAAACCAAAACACCATTTGGCCAAACAAGAGAACGACCGCAAAGACGGGGACCTGTCTCACGTCCGCAAACTCAAACCATTCAAAACACAGGCGGCGGAAGTATTGGCTGGGCTGTGGGCGATAAAGCGGCTCATAAAAAATGGGGCGTTGGAACGGTTGTCAGTGTAAAAGGCAGTGGAGACAGCACAGAGCTTGATATTGCCTTCCCAAGCCCTACAGGCATTAAGCGTCTTCTCGCAGCATTTGCGCCAATTGAGAAGCAATAA
- the ligA gene encoding NAD-dependent DNA ligase LigA produces the protein MDKEAAKRRIEELHEILNQYNYEYHTLDRPSVPDAEYDARMRELISLEEEHPDLKAADSPSQRVGGAVLDAFQKVRHGTPMLSLGNAFNEQDLLDFDRRVRQAVGDDIAYNVELKIDGLAVSLRYENGVFVRGATRGDGTTGEDITENLKTIRSIPLKIKRPLSIEVRGEAFMPKPSFEALNEKRLQNEEEPFANPRNAAAGSLRQLDTKIAAKRNLDIFVYSIAELDEIGVESQSEGLDLLDELGFKTNKERRTCQTIEEVIELIETLKTKRADFSYEIDGIVIKVDSLAQQEELGFTAKSPRWAVAYKFPAEEVVTKLLDIELSVGRTGVITPTAILEPVKVAGTTVQRASLHNEDLIKEKDIRLFDQVIVKKAGDIIPEVAGVLIDQRTGEEKPFHMPTECPECHSELVRIEGEVALRCINPECPAQIREGLIHFVSRNAMNIDGLGERVITQLFKEQLVSRVSDLYRLTKEELIQLERMGEKSVDNLLRSIEQSKENSLERLLFGLGIRFIGSKAAKTLAMHFGDIDQLKQATKEQLLEVDEIGEKMADAVVTYFEKEEILNLLNELKELGVNMTYTGPKPVKVEESDSYFAGKTIVLTGKLEEMARNDAKAAIEALGGKLAGSVSKKTDLVIAGEAAGSKLTKAEELNIEIWDEAKMLEELKK, from the coding sequence ATGGATAAAGAAGCAGCGAAACGCCGGATCGAGGAACTGCACGAGATTTTGAACCAATACAACTACGAATATCATACACTGGATCGTCCAAGTGTTCCTGACGCTGAATATGATGCGCGCATGCGTGAGCTGATCTCTTTAGAGGAAGAGCACCCTGATTTAAAAGCAGCGGACTCTCCCTCACAAAGAGTAGGAGGCGCTGTGTTAGACGCCTTCCAAAAAGTGCGTCATGGCACACCGATGCTCAGCCTTGGGAATGCGTTTAATGAACAGGACCTTCTTGATTTTGACCGCCGGGTTCGTCAAGCAGTCGGTGACGATATCGCATACAATGTCGAGCTGAAAATTGACGGACTCGCTGTTTCTCTCCGTTATGAAAATGGCGTGTTTGTTCGAGGTGCTACTCGTGGAGATGGGACAACGGGTGAGGATATTACTGAAAACCTCAAAACCATTCGTTCGATCCCACTCAAAATCAAACGTCCTTTGTCTATTGAAGTGAGAGGCGAGGCATTTATGCCAAAACCTTCCTTTGAAGCATTAAACGAAAAAAGATTACAAAACGAAGAAGAGCCGTTTGCGAACCCGCGTAATGCGGCCGCCGGCTCACTTCGTCAGCTTGATACAAAAATTGCGGCGAAACGAAACCTTGATATCTTCGTCTACAGTATAGCGGAGCTTGATGAAATTGGTGTTGAATCGCAAAGCGAAGGACTCGATCTTCTCGATGAACTTGGCTTTAAAACGAACAAAGAAAGACGGACGTGCCAAACGATTGAGGAAGTGATCGAGCTCATTGAAACACTGAAAACGAAGCGTGCTGATTTTTCATATGAAATCGATGGAATTGTGATCAAAGTCGATTCGTTAGCTCAGCAAGAAGAGCTAGGCTTTACAGCTAAAAGTCCCCGCTGGGCTGTTGCGTACAAGTTTCCAGCTGAAGAGGTCGTGACAAAGCTACTTGATATTGAGCTAAGTGTCGGGCGTACAGGTGTCATCACACCAACGGCGATCCTGGAGCCTGTCAAAGTAGCAGGAACGACAGTACAACGAGCGTCTCTTCATAATGAAGATTTGATCAAAGAAAAGGATATTCGCCTTTTTGATCAAGTGATTGTGAAAAAAGCGGGAGATATTATTCCAGAAGTCGCAGGTGTACTGATCGATCAGCGTACAGGAGAAGAAAAGCCGTTTCACATGCCGACGGAATGCCCAGAGTGTCATAGTGAGCTGGTGAGAATCGAAGGTGAAGTGGCTTTACGCTGCATCAATCCAGAATGCCCTGCCCAAATACGTGAGGGACTCATTCACTTTGTTTCCCGCAATGCAATGAACATTGATGGGCTTGGCGAGCGGGTCATTACACAGCTTTTCAAAGAACAGCTTGTCTCTCGTGTGTCCGATCTTTACCGATTAACGAAAGAAGAACTCATTCAACTTGAGCGAATGGGCGAAAAATCTGTCGACAATTTACTGCGTTCGATTGAGCAATCGAAAGAAAACTCTCTAGAGCGTTTATTATTTGGACTCGGTATACGATTTATTGGCTCCAAAGCGGCAAAGACCTTGGCGATGCATTTCGGTGATATCGATCAATTAAAGCAAGCGACGAAAGAACAATTACTCGAAGTTGATGAAATCGGTGAAAAAATGGCTGATGCTGTTGTCACGTACTTTGAAAAAGAAGAAATTCTCAATCTGCTAAATGAACTAAAAGAGCTTGGGGTCAATATGACCTATACAGGACCAAAACCGGTGAAGGTTGAAGAAAGTGATTCCTATTTTGCAGGCAAAACCATTGTGCTGACAGGGAAATTAGAAGAAATGGCACGAAACGATGCAAAAGCAGCGATCGAAGCATTAGGTGGTAAACTGGCAGGTAGTGTGAGTAAGAAAACAGATTTAGTCATTGCCGGAGAAGCAGCGGGAAGTAAGCTGACAAAGGCAGAAGAACTTAATATTGAAATTTGGGACGAAGCTAAAATGCTCGAGGAGCTAAAGAAATAA